Proteins encoded in a region of the Augochlora pura isolate Apur16 chromosome 4, APUR_v2.2.1, whole genome shotgun sequence genome:
- the LOC144468469 gene encoding uncharacterized protein LOC144468469 isoform X1, whose amino-acid sequence MSPSYTADDVSAIRIRVTRFWSGKRNRTKRRPCKDNRVNPVQTRERDPSLPRTRGTGSKTGLKRRVETYRRFQKLKCWVCRLLYHAKIFWKRINDEYRHEGFTFIFATSPQSRTICLFR is encoded by the exons ATGAGTCCTAGTTACACTGCCGACGACGTATCGGCAATTAGG ATAAGGGTAACGCGGTTCTGGTCAGGGAAGAGGAATAGAACCAAGCGGCGGCCTTGTAAGGACAATAGGGTGAACCCTGTTCAGACAAGGGAGCGGGACCCGAGCCTTCCTCGGACGAGGGGAACAGGATCAAAGACTGGCTTGAAAAGGAGAGTGGAAACCTATCGCCG ttttcaGAAGCTTAAATGTTGGGTTTGCCGCCTACTATAccatgcaaaaatattttggaagaGAATAAACGACGAATATAGACACGAAGGCTTCACCTTTATTTTT GCAACCTCTCCCCAATCGAGGACCATATGCCTGTTtcgttaa
- the LOC144468469 gene encoding uncharacterized protein LOC144468469 isoform X2, with product MSPSYTADDVSAIRIRVTRFWSGKRNRTKRRPCKDNRVNPVQTRERDPSLPRTRGTGSKTGLKRRVETYRRY from the exons ATGAGTCCTAGTTACACTGCCGACGACGTATCGGCAATTAGG ATAAGGGTAACGCGGTTCTGGTCAGGGAAGAGGAATAGAACCAAGCGGCGGCCTTGTAAGGACAATAGGGTGAACCCTGTTCAGACAAGGGAGCGGGACCCGAGCCTTCCTCGGACGAGGGGAACAGGATCAAAGACTGGCTTGAAAAGGAGAGTGGAAACCTATCGCCG ttattaa